The nucleotide window CTTTGTGTTGTCCGCGCCCCGGGCGACCGTTTACACCAGGGGCATATGGACTGCTATAAATGCAGCAACACGACCCCTTGCGGAGCCGTGTATCTGTCGAGGGTACCAGGTGATGAGACCTATGGCACATCGGTTGTGCCGCGCGACGCCGTCTCGAGTGCGTCCTGATACGTCGGTTCCGCCCGCTTCAGCCATCCCACAACGAAATACGTCAGCGGCATGATGACGATTTCGACGAGCGTCTTCCAGATGAACCCGACGATCGTGTAGTTGAGGAAGTCTCCCCAGGTGGAGATGCCCAGAGCGGTGGCCGCGATCGAGCAGAAGACGAGGGTGTCGGCGAATTCGCCGACAATCGTCGAGCCCAGCAGTCGTGCCCAGAGGTGACGTTCCCCGGCGCGTTCCTTCATTTTGACCAGGACGAAGGAATTGAGGAATTCGCCCACCACATATCCGGCCAATCCGGCGAGCAGGAATTGTGGGACGACTCCGGCAACCGTCTCGAAAGACTCCTGCCCCTCGTAGAAATCGGCGGCCGGTAGATGAATGGTGAGCCAGAAACACAATGATGCGAGCACCAGCACGGCGAATCCGGCCAGAATCGTGCGACGCATCGCCCGGAACCCGTAGACCTCGCTGATCACGTCGCCCAGGACGTAGGCGAGCGGGAACAGGAAGAAGGCG belongs to Gordonia sp. KTR9 and includes:
- a CDS encoding queuosine precursor transporter, whose amino-acid sequence is MTAPTGHSEAQAPRAAFASIGSRYFPLLVALFVGVMLISNVTGTKGVVLFDDWLHIDLGPIQMNGLVTDGAFFLFPLAYVLGDVISEVYGFRAMRRTILAGFAVLVLASLCFWLTIHLPAADFYEGQESFETVAGVVPQFLLAGLAGYVVGEFLNSFVLVKMKERAGERHLWARLLGSTIVGEFADTLVFCSIAATALGISTWGDFLNYTIVGFIWKTLVEIVIMPLTYFVVGWLKRAEPTYQDALETASRGTTDVP